A DNA window from Gillisia sp. Hel1_33_143 contains the following coding sequences:
- a CDS encoding GH3 auxin-responsive promoter family protein: MAIIGSLIKGLIDLGDKIISDPNATEAQQDVLKSLLEKAKDTAFGKHYDFEAILESEDIAKTFAEKVPYFDYNKINEQWWSKMHEGEEDVTWPGKPPYFALSSGTTGKTSKRIPVTTDMVDAIRQSGIKQVSALSNFDLPSDFFEKEIMMLGSSTDLQTEGDHQEGEISGISASNIPFWFRSFYKPGVEIAKIDEWDERVQKIAENAKNWDIGALSGIPSWMELMMKKVIEYHGVNNIHDIWPNLQVYTSGGVAFEPYSKSFNALLDHPIVVIDTYLASEGFLAYQQRPDTHSMKLVLDNGIYFEFVPFKAEYVNEDGSITDNAPVISISEVKEEEDYILLISTVSGAWRYLIGDTIKFTDIEKHEIKITGRTKFFLNVVGSQLSVNKMNDAVQELEEKFDMEIPEFTLSAKRIDGEFYHSWYLGTNSDKDEKDLAEFLDNALMNANKNYKVARSKALKGVKVKTISPDLFYAWNGANKKKGGQVKMERVMNEEKFAEWEAFIAKQ; encoded by the coding sequence ATGGCAATAATAGGTTCATTAATAAAAGGGTTGATTGATCTTGGAGATAAGATCATTTCAGATCCAAACGCTACCGAAGCACAACAAGATGTATTAAAATCATTATTAGAGAAAGCTAAAGACACCGCCTTTGGTAAGCATTATGACTTTGAAGCGATCTTAGAATCTGAAGACATAGCAAAAACATTTGCTGAAAAAGTGCCTTATTTTGACTATAACAAAATTAATGAGCAGTGGTGGAGTAAGATGCATGAGGGAGAAGAGGATGTAACCTGGCCGGGAAAACCTCCGTACTTTGCATTAAGCTCTGGAACTACAGGAAAAACAAGCAAAAGAATTCCGGTAACCACAGATATGGTAGATGCTATTAGGCAATCTGGTATTAAGCAAGTAAGTGCACTAAGTAACTTTGATCTACCTTCAGATTTCTTTGAAAAAGAGATCATGATGTTAGGAAGTTCTACAGATCTACAAACAGAAGGAGACCATCAGGAAGGAGAAATAAGTGGAATATCTGCCAGTAACATTCCTTTTTGGTTTAGAAGTTTTTATAAGCCGGGAGTAGAGATTGCAAAAATTGATGAATGGGATGAACGCGTTCAGAAGATCGCAGAGAATGCCAAAAATTGGGATATTGGAGCTTTATCCGGAATTCCTTCGTGGATGGAACTTATGATGAAAAAAGTTATTGAATACCATGGAGTTAACAACATTCATGATATTTGGCCAAACTTACAAGTATATACTTCCGGAGGTGTAGCCTTCGAGCCATATTCAAAAAGTTTCAATGCCTTATTAGATCATCCAATTGTGGTTATAGATACCTATCTGGCTTCAGAAGGATTTCTAGCATATCAGCAAAGACCTGATACACATTCTATGAAATTGGTATTGGATAATGGAATTTATTTTGAATTTGTTCCATTTAAAGCAGAATACGTAAATGAAGATGGTTCTATAACAGATAATGCCCCGGTGATCTCTATTTCCGAAGTAAAAGAAGAAGAAGATTATATACTTTTAATTAGTACGGTTTCTGGTGCATGGAGATATTTGATTGGGGATACTATAAAATTTACAGATATAGAGAAGCATGAGATCAAGATCACAGGAAGAACTAAATTTTTCCTAAACGTAGTTGGATCTCAGCTTTCTGTAAATAAAATGAATGATGCTGTACAGGAACTGGAAGAAAAATTTGATATGGAAATTCCAGAATTTACCTTATCTGCTAAGAGGATCGATGGAGAATTCTATCACTCTTGGTATCTGGGAACAAACTCTGATAAAGACGAAAAGGATCTTGCAGAATTTCTGGATAATGCCTTGATGAATGCTAATAAGAATTATAAGGTTGCACGTTCTAAAGCTTTAAAAGGAGTAAAGGTTAAAACCATTTCTCCAGATCTTTTTTACGCATGGAACGGCGCTAACAAGAAAAAAGGTGGGCAGGTAAAAATGGAACGTGTTATGAACGAAGAGAAATTTGCAGAATGGGAAGCCTTTATAGCTAAACAATAG
- a CDS encoding cold-shock protein, which translates to MNKGTVKFFNDSKGFGFITDEESNKEYFVHANGLVDEIRENDEVTFDLEEGRKGLNAVNVKQA; encoded by the coding sequence ATGAATAAAGGAACTGTGAAATTCTTTAACGACTCTAAAGGATTTGGATTTATTACAGACGAAGAATCAAACAAAGAATATTTTGTACATGCAAATGGTCTTGTTGATGAAATTAGAGAAAATGACGAAGTTACATTTGATCTAGAAGAAGGAAGAAAAGGATTAAATGCAGTAAACGTGAAACAAGCTTAG
- a CDS encoding DUF4168 domain-containing protein, translating into MLNLIKSKISYIALTFGLFTGATGFAQDVTPKVEQQSAINVDDAELAKFAATFNDMQQESQKMQSKVIEKLSEREMDVNTFNAIHQAKMTNTEPTASKEDIKKYEDAVEDLEDAQKDFQDEMENLVKDAGFTIERYKEIGIALQSDTDLQNRLQKILTSE; encoded by the coding sequence ATGTTGAATTTAATTAAATCAAAAATAAGTTATATAGCCCTGACATTTGGACTATTTACTGGTGCAACAGGCTTTGCCCAAGATGTAACGCCTAAAGTTGAGCAGCAATCTGCAATTAATGTAGATGATGCAGAATTAGCAAAGTTCGCCGCTACTTTTAATGATATGCAACAAGAAAGTCAGAAAATGCAATCTAAGGTAATAGAAAAACTGAGCGAACGTGAAATGGATGTGAATACATTTAATGCAATTCACCAGGCCAAAATGACCAATACAGAGCCTACTGCAAGCAAAGAAGACATAAAAAAATATGAAGATGCAGTAGAAGATCTTGAAGATGCTCAAAAAGATTTTCAAGACGAAATGGAAAATCTGGTAAAAGATGCAGGTTTTACAATAGAAAGATATAAGGAGATAGGTATAGCTTTACAATCTGATACAGATCTTCAGAACAGACTGCAAAAAATATTGACTTCAGAATAA
- a CDS encoding L,D-transpeptidase, with protein MRKKFHTQIVLPAFSFLMILGVSCNRNNSEVTKDVEQRSKSLDTIYTEKEPEPEPELIVNYSIDSLATAVLVDSFKTKYDDHQKAIIYALNRIDASRVRPKTNLVIPDTLLADLNSYAPFPKNLDILNSIPKTVLIAQRIQAFALFENGKLVKWGPISSGKRKTPTPNGLHYGNYKAKQKISTVNDAWKLPYYFNFMNFEGVGVHQYSLPGYPASHACVRLYMDDAQYIYDWAKQWELNPTGQKVVKKGTPFMVFGTYDYKSDAPWRQLANDRLNNDLIDEEIATLKDYASQYDDYIKTTQPSDDLDKELSLSEGTVVTYN; from the coding sequence ATGCGTAAAAAATTCCATACTCAAATTGTTCTCCCGGCCTTTTCCTTTTTAATGATATTAGGGGTTTCTTGCAATAGGAACAATTCCGAAGTTACCAAAGATGTTGAGCAACGATCTAAATCCTTAGATACTATATATACAGAGAAAGAACCAGAGCCTGAACCAGAACTAATTGTAAACTATAGTATAGATTCTCTTGCCACAGCAGTACTTGTAGATAGTTTTAAAACCAAGTATGATGATCATCAAAAAGCAATAATTTATGCTCTTAATAGGATAGATGCTTCTAGAGTTAGACCAAAGACAAATCTAGTTATTCCAGATACATTACTTGCAGATCTAAATTCTTATGCTCCATTTCCAAAGAACCTAGATATTTTGAATTCTATACCTAAAACCGTTCTTATAGCACAGAGAATACAGGCTTTTGCATTATTTGAAAATGGAAAATTAGTAAAATGGGGGCCTATAAGTTCTGGAAAGAGAAAGACACCAACTCCAAACGGACTTCACTATGGGAATTATAAAGCCAAGCAAAAGATAAGCACCGTTAATGATGCGTGGAAATTACCTTATTATTTCAATTTTATGAATTTTGAGGGAGTAGGAGTACATCAGTATTCTTTACCAGGATATCCTGCAAGCCATGCATGTGTTAGATTATATATGGACGATGCGCAATATATTTATGATTGGGCCAAGCAATGGGAATTAAACCCTACTGGGCAAAAGGTAGTAAAAAAAGGTACTCCTTTTATGGTCTTTGGTACGTATGATTATAAGAGTGATGCCCCATGGAGACAGTTAGCAAATGATAGATTGAATAACGATCTTATAGATGAAGAAATTGCTACTCTAAAAGATTATGCCTCTCAATATGACGATTATATTAAAACGACGCAACCTAGTGATGACTTGGATAAAGAACTTTCTCTAAGCGAAGGAACTGTGGTTACCTATAACTAA